The Dendropsophus ebraccatus isolate aDenEbr1 chromosome 2, aDenEbr1.pat, whole genome shotgun sequence DNA segment AACGACAAATTAACCCAAGTTACATAATAGATATAGGGTAGTAAGGGTATTAATTAGGGATGGTTTGAACCCttcgaggtttgggttcgtatgaacccgaacgctctgcatcagattcctgctgtctgcccgctccgtggagcgggtggatacagcgggaggaccgcctggagaaCTGGGTGCACTGCAGTGCACTGGTTGAGTATTAATTAGTAGTGACAAGTAGTAGTAATCAGTGCTCATACTGCAGAGACTGCAACATACACAGTGCTTCTGACTTAGcgtactgtatattctaatgcATAAGGGTACACAGCACAGGGGGTGCTCTGTATCAGTAGAACTATTTTGGTGGCCTTACTTGATCACAGTTTGGGAGCAGGGACCAGGGCTTTAGCAGCCCTGTAGTTCCCAACACGGGCTGTGTTGTGCCTTACTGCTGCCGCTCAatgtataatagtatataaagaaaaaattacacatttattttttttttttaaaaaaacttataTTTCAAAGtaatattaaagcaatgtataaaaaatattctccagagttcccctttaaactgtgcCTACAACAGCTACTGTACTACTCATTATATCTGGTTATGACATCTCATGAGCTGTTTTTTATTACATATCAATCCAGTTGCTTTAAAGAGTATGTGCACCTTTGGGATTTCTGTAGAAGTTAATTAAGAACAGAACTGCTTACTTGGGCTTGGAGCTATAGAAATCTTATAGCTATGAGCCAAAGCTTTACATTGGTGTTTGATGGGTTGTCAGCACTAGGACTGACACTATCCTGTGACATGCTCTTTAACAAACTAGAACATAGAAAATCTGCAAAATAGTAAACATAGAGATTTTGACACACTAAAATGACTTGATTATGTTTTATTTCTCTCCAGGTGTGAATCAGGATATACAGGCCAATACTGTGATAAGACAGATTTCAACATACTCTATGTAGTGCCGAGCAGACAAAAGCTTACTCATGTCCTCATTGCAGCCATCATCGGTGCCGTACAGATTGCCATTATAGTTGCCATTGTCATGTGCATAACaaggtaaaagttttttttaattacttttattGTGTATATTTATTAGAAAAAGGGATTCCACAGgccttttaattaaaattttatatGTGGCATTACTGTATGTATGAACGTTTATAAAGCCGAATGTAACTCCAGGATGTGCGGTCTTCACAGCACATCTTCATTTTATACTACTTTCTTCTTCTACAGCCAGTGAGGAGTATGTTCTTCTCCATGCTGAGAGACACTGATGCTGAGGAGCGAGTGgtttttccctccctccctctgcaGAGTCAGTTTAGGTGGGTTAGTACATGGTGGATTCAGATACAGAGAGGATTTTATCTGACAGCAAGTGGTGTTTTataatagtacaggtagagatatATACAGAGGTAGTAGTTGCCAAATTAATAGGTAACACTCTACTATGTCTATTGATGGGCTCCCTGTTCCTTTAGTTACAGTGCTGTACTGAGCAGTTATGTGcaatgatgcatacagtacagtgtgCATGCAACACCATTGTATATTGGCCTGGCTGGTTGCAAGAGTAGGTGTATGTGGCACTACTGCAGATTTATATACATTGGAGGAATACTACTGGTGTATAACCAGCAGGAAATACCAAGGAAAGCATCTGAGTGCTGCTCAACTTCAAAAACATAGCAAGAAACAAAACATGCAGAGTAATAGAAAAAGTAAATAGACACTCACCCAATTAAAACTCCATAATTTTAtcgataattagagatgagcacacctCGAGCACGCCTATGGCTGAATGCCCAACCATCAGACTGGCGTGCTCAAGTTGCTCTCGTTTCTCTTGATAATCCAAACAAATTGCCCTAATGTAGAGACAAACAGGTTCAGCAGAGGGGACTGGACGGCAACAAATAAAATTATGGAGTTTTAATTACCGGGGAGTGTAACAATACCTTTTTATTACCATACATACTATAATGaattatactgtactatgaattatagtgagcagcgatgcatacagtactgtgtgcatCACAGCATGCCTCACAGCCACTGGCTGACTGTACTTTAACGAAACACAGTGATCCAGCACAGTGATTAAACACAATGTCATGCTGCCATGATAATAGTGGCGTATGCTACATCTGTAATTGCGTATCATCAGCCTAGCATGGaagtaatgacaggttccctttagggtcAATAGAGTGGAATATACCTAATAATAATTGGTGATCCAGGATGTAAGATGTCTGCAAATGCCCCGTACAGATCCAAAAGAATCAGGAGAGAATCGCTCTATGTAGTTCATCagttgtttttggtttttttggcAATTATCCATTATTCCATGACAGATATATGGACTAGCTTAGCCACATGGGTAGTAGGTGCTGTAAATACTACTCTGGAATCTGTTggctctatacaaataaatatattattattactaccctGAAGAGAGTTTTCAATACATTAAATGATTTAAAAGGTTTTCTGTTTTCAATTGCAGGAAATGTCCAAAGAACAACAGAGGACGTCGACAGAAGCAAAATCTTGGTCACTTCACTTCAGATGCTTCATCCCGGATGGTGTAGCCTcagtgttttttctttatttttcttgtttattttttatacttacaTTGACCATGTGCTGTACATTTTTATTATATCTTTTTTTAAAGAATGGAAATATTTATTTCAGAGGccttatttttggacattttacaGTTTAGCTTTGTTGGTTGTCTATTGTACTTGCAAAACATCAGCTCTGGCAGCAATGGACTGATACAGCTTTCATTATTTTTCTggttctttttgtttttatattactTTCCTGGAAACACAATTCAGTATTTTTTGGCGTGTGCTTTCGCATGGTTGTTAATTATtcatattttgttcttaaagcatcTCAGTTTTGACAACATTGGGGTCCAAGCCACAAATTGAGCAAAAGATTTGTTAACTAAGGGCAGGTCAATGGTCGATAAAGTATGATAAGAAGGATTTCAGGCTACAGTTTGTAAATTGGTAGGAGATACTTTAGCTTGAAAAAGACTAACTCGATCTGTACCTCCAATGTCtaaaacaaaatggcggatgAAATGTTCACTACATCCCCACGATTGGTTGCTCCTATGGAACACAGGCTCAGGCCTCCTGTGGTTGTAGATAATGAACAAACAAGAAAAATGTTAAGAAATACCCTACAAACCAGGCATGAGCTAAAGGTAACAATGTTTACAGTTTTTTTCTTACCAAGCTTCATAGAAGACACTGTGTTAAATAGATATTTCAATGTTTTATAGAATTAgttatggacatttttttttaaacactggcTATCGCATGATATGTGACTTGTATTCTGTGAGTAGTGgtaacatgttaaatatgttctaTGGTTTCTAATCCTGACATTTATTACCCATTAGGGTCTATCTTCAGGGGCTAGGGATTGCAGTAGGTGCATTGTTCTGTGGTGTCATTATCTGTAGCTGTTTTGTattaccttttatttatttttcagttaTTGTGTCTGTGACTATCTGTATTTTCTACACCATTGAAATAAAACATGTCAATTGGGCACCAAAAAAATTGGCACCACACAAACAATCCCCATTGCTCCCGTGCCACCACTGACCCTTGAAAAATACCttccttttttaataaaaatatagcaTTTAATACTACTGGGAGAAAATGTTTCCTTGGCTCTTACATTAAGGTCCGCACAATACTTTTGTTACATTTAGATAAATGTTAAAATTCATGTAAAATAAAATTTGAAACTGTTGATCAGCATACATATGTTAATTTGAACACCATTACAAAAATAAAAGgctgctttaataaaaaaaaaatgctttcccCAATATGTTTTATATGTAAGTATCTGTGCTCTACCCAGAATAGTTGGCCATTTATAGGAaaatgtgtgtatactgtactggATATTAGTAAGGAAATATGTTTACATGTTTAGGCAAAGACATTACAACTATACCTGGTATTAAGGTCACAGTAATATAGTGTTTTTTACGCTACGCTGACCAGTTCTAGTATCTTGTTCATTCACCCTGTTTCAACAGATGGTTTGGATATCTCAGCTAAGTAGCTCTCGGTATTTTCTTTCACAGATTTATTACTCAGAGCATGCTTCCTAATTTTAGTGGTTTGGTATTTCATaaggcatgttcacacagtgctTGAGCGATGAGTAGTTATAAATGTCCTCCCAGCCTCCTGGGGTGGAGCTTTTTATTTCATGTTGAAGGTCTACTGAGGCAGCTGTCTCTTAGCTCTAATGCCAGAATTGCATTTGGAGTCCTAAACAGCAACCAGAGGACTTCAACTCCAACAAAAACCTAATCATGGATCATCGTGAAACGACTTCTGATAGCATTAACTTAAACCGTTTGTCGGTTGTATCGGAAGATGACGAAGACCACGATTCGGCCTTAACTATTGTGACAGTTCTTGACAAAGTGGCCACAATTGTGGAGTCTGTACAAGCCAGCCAGAAAAGAATGGAAGAACGTCACAGAGAAATGGAGAATGCCATCAAGACTATCCAGATTGACCTCCTGAAACTTGCACAGGCTCATAGCAATACCACCTACACTGTTAACAAGCTATTCGAAAAGACCCGTAAAGTAAGCTCCAATGTGAAAGACGTAAGATCTCGAGTAGATAAACAGAGTGATCAGGTCCTAAAGGTGGAATCCAAGCAAGAAGAGATGCTGAGAAAAAACAAATTCAGAGTTGTCATTTTCCAGGTAATGAAGCAAACTCAATTGCCTGTGGTGGGAAAGTGAATGTTTCATGGGCATTTTATCTAAAGAAAGGTTCAGGGTATTCAACACTTCCAGGGTACTTCTACCATTTTGGTTCATGATTATTAGAATTACATATACTTTCAAGTTATGTTCCATATTTGTTTGCATGCATCAATTTTTTAACACTCTTACCAAAATGTAGAAAATCTTTGTTAGGTCATAGTAAAAGATACACAACATCAACATTCTCAAGAGCAACTTCTCTAAAAGTTACTCCATAATTCACTCATTCATTTTCTGTTACTTGGGACCGATGGCATGTGAGGGTTTTACTGTAAGAGTATGGGGTAAAGGTTCTGATCATATATTCTATATTTAGATGTGTTCATTCTATCACCAGGCAGAGGAGATTAAATCGCTCTATTTGTTGCCTCCTTGAATAGTAACATGAGACAATTGAGGCCGTAAATATATAAAGAAAGCAAACTGCACAATTATTCAGGGGCCTGTGCAATACAATTCCATTTCTCTTAAAGGAAAATCTCAAAGtaaagtccatttacacagaaagattatctgccaaagatttgaagccaaagccaggaatggatttgaaaagaggataaatctcagtctttcctttatgacctgatctctgtttatagtctgttcctggctttggcttcaaatctttggcagatactctgtcagataatctttctgtgtaaatggacccttaacctTACcttacggtgcgtttacacagaaagatttatctgacagattttggaagccaaagtcgggaatggatttaaaaagaggttagatcccagtctttcctttatgacctgatccctgcttatagtctgttcctggttttggcttcaaagatctgtcagataaacttgtctgtgtaaacgcaccattactaatAAATATCTATTTAATGCAGTCTTTAACTGTGCTTGTATTGGACAGAACATGGTTTTCCATGAGTTTACGAGTTCATCTAGATGGCTTAGTTTTCTTTTATATAGTACTATGCTGTATTTGAATGAACATTGCAAATCAAGCATGTCCTGCAGAGGGCCTTATTTAGGATGAGATATATTATCTAGACCTTCAAAATTACCcacactttttatatatatttttttatagtttatttaAGTAAGTTTTAGTAGAAGCTGACCTACatacatttcttaaagggaaccaatcacctcaaaaacgcatatccagcttttgaaatgtgctgttagaccacacagcacacttgccacacgttttcatagcctccttgtctcccccgtgtaagccgcaaagtagctttataaaactggcgccctgtatgcaaattacctcaggtagtcatctgggcggtgtgcaGCTGGCAGGTAGTCACGGTCGCCTGGGCGTTCCTcctctgtaatcacgcccctctgggcgtgattataatgggcgagtagctgtgacatcactCGGGAACGTGCCGTGCCCGACGTCGGTGCGCCTAGGTTCTGAcgctgccgcgcatgcgcagtacagccgcttccatttcggctgtactgcgcctgcgcaGAATAGCCTCCAACTCAGTGATCTCCGGCTCgcactgagttcgaggctattctgcacaggcgcaatACAGCCAGgatggaagcggctgtactgcgcatgcgcggcggtgTCAGAACCTAGGTGCACGGCACGTTCCCGagtgatgtcacagctactcgccCATTATAAtcacgcccaggggaccgtgactacctgctagccgcacaccgcccaaatgactacctgaggtaatttgcatacagggcgccagttttataaagacaaggaggctatgaaaacgtgtggcaagtgtgctgtgtggtctaacAGAACATTTCAAAAGCTGGATATGCGTTTTTGaggtaattggttccctttaagtgttcttTCAGTTTTAGACTAACAACTCACAAACATGCCAATGTCGCAAACATTTTATTAGTACTTAGGATTCATTGTGAATGTGAATTGTCTAAGCATGTTATCCCTTACCCATCCACTTACTTAATCCCCCACTAGTCTGGAGAATAAGGGAAATTGCGCTTAGGAATAAAAGGTGTGCCCTATCTGTGTACAGCCAgccctctattcattctctaatgAGCCACCAAACATTTCTGGGTTCAGAAATTGAATTGTTCAGTGGCCCCATAGAAAATGTATGAAGCGCTGACTCCATTCATTCTGGGGCCAGTTTTATCCTAGTTCTTAGGATTGGTGGGGGGCCCAGCAGTCAGATTCCAAGGGATCTgtatgttatcccctatcctgtggatatgagATAACATGGTCAGatagcaaaatataaaaaaaagcataccaAACATTATATGTTTACCTCTCCGCGCTCAGTTGCAGTGTCAGTggtgtcctcctctcccccgtcTGTAGTCACCATTACTTCCAAGACAAGCTTCTGCCAAATTACTGCCCGCAGCGCTGTCCtgtgtcagccagtgattggctgagcaggctgtcactgtctcagGAGTAATGGTGGCTACAGACAGTGGGGGAAACTGGGGTAGCACGAAGGAGTAAGCATAAAATGttagttatgttttcttatatggcaaagagatgtaaaaataaaaagtgctagtgccagataacccctttaataggaatctgtcagcactcaaGATTTATCAAGATTTATCAAGATTTACCCGTACTCCTAATGATTATTGTTGAAATGATACATACCCCCCTAAATTAATATTCCTGAGGGGGAAATGTGTGTAAAAACTATAATCTAAAATCACCCTTCTCACCCAGCACCACTTCTCTGGATTTATCATCACACCTCTTGAAAAAACCTGCGCACCAGAGGCAGCCATGCAGCAGCTTCAGTTATCTGTCAGCACCAAACTGGTGTGGATTTTACCAACATTTTATTGTGAACAAACATACATTAAAAATAGGATAAGCGTGTACATTTTTAAGATTAGGAAACTGATATGGCAATCACAAATGAATAGCAAATGTTGCCTTGGTTTCATGTATTATAAAATTTTTAGAGTATTCTGTGAGCATATTCTGTGAACACATTTTATGGCATCAAAAAAACTGAcatcatacaataataataatatcatacaATAAACACAATTAGGGCTATATTACCACAcagtttttttgctcagtattttgttcagtattctgcaaccaaaaccaggagtggattgaaaacacagaaaggctctgttcacacactgttaaaatttagtggatggccatgatttaatagcaaataattgctgtCATTTTGAAACAGCGGCCGtcgttttgaaataacagatcaAGAGTCTTCAAAACTTTCCAACTATCCCTAttaatatataactttataaaattaaacttctttaggctatgttcacacaacgcaagttttttttattaatcacagCTGCTGTGGCTGatttgcaataacggccgtgattaatgcaaaacttaggttgtactgcagtcagaggggatcccagccagagtgtatacacatagtatacgcttaggctcggatcgctagcggccgcacaaaaaactgacatgtcagttttgtgcagccgctattcattgaatagcagcaacacaagcctgacaggccacacaatggagagtgtggctccagctgcactctccattgtgttcaatggtgaattgagatgcgggcccacacagatgcgcccacatcccaattcaataaaatgaagttcatcccggccgatactgcagtaccggctgggataaacttcactgacactggctgttctgtgacacggccgggtcgcAGAACGGCTGGtatcttacgtagtgtaaacccagtcttATACAGTAATGACCCTTCTAGTGTGGAGACTGCAGTGGCAGGAATCCTCTAAGAGATACACAATGAAGGCCTCAGCTACCTCCTGTAGTGCCAGAACTGCTGAACTGTTGTGCAACTGGTTCCAGGTCCTTCCCTTGtttggggtgatgggggagagtcCTATACAGAATAATGTGAAAAACTGAAGATTTCCAGCTTGTCCGCTAAAGAAGGGCGGAGTAGCTGCTCTACTGcaggcagacacacacacacagggtccaTCATATGGCAAGTGGTGAgatggtggaggtgactgtgACCAGTGTGttctgctgagagttgtagtagtTAGGTAGGAGGGTGGTCTGTCCAGTAAAGCTTTAGTAAtacctgacatgtcagaagttactcAAAATGACAATAACGTTTTAAGATGATGGAAAAGGATGGGTCCATTGGAAGGAAGAAACaggtcctctccagcagccacagcctgcacagctctggaagtcgggtcgtgacatcaccattttatccaggaagtgaagccttgatgcagtagtaaatgcagggaaaaaagcactttatgtgcatttcccgtaataagtgtatattgatgatttgcatAACCTTTGgagggcaaaacaatacttaaattaaaattttcgccggacttcttcaaCTACTAAAAAACTAGTGTGAGCATGCACACTGTAATTACTGGAGGACATATCTGTACTGGAGTGCACTAATATATGTAAGCAATACACTTTGTTAACATCCACAGAAGGAATGTAAATTTGACAgctttttttaataaactttaaaGGCGGTGTCCGACATTAACTGACATAACCTGTCCAAATTTGCCACAGCTGTCATTTACGGGCCACCCACTCTCCGCCACTGTCTTATGTTGTGTTAACacagacatttatctgacagatttttgaagccaaagccaggaatgcatttgaaaagaggagaaatctcagtctttcttttatgacctgttctctgtttatagtctgttcctggctttgccttcaataATGTGTCTGGCAAATCTCTCTGAGTGGCCATTTCTGGTGGGAGTGGCACGTAAACAGATATAAaaactaaggctacattcacatgttccttAAGTTTGTGGgtctgcaattatggacaaatttagggTTCACTGATTTCTATTGGGCCATTCACATAGTCTATAGTTTTACTGACTCGTAATCTGTGCCACATAAATTACTGACAAGTCCTAGCACAGGCTGTAATTGCAGCACAGATTCAACTAGAAGTCTGTAACATCTGCAAACATTCCGGGTCATCTTAATTTTACAATCACCTTTCCATTTTTTGCGGATCACAAACAATAATTGCAGACATAAAATACAGTCCTAAGACAGCGGCGAAGAGTGGGTGGCCTAGGAACTGGGACACACTGTTGTGTCCCCCACAGAATAGTAGATTTTCCATTTgtgccagacaacctctttaaaggggtagtacggcactcagcaattattcacagaataacacacattacaaagttatacaactttgcacgtgcacgtgtacccggaagtgtggtgcgctttacatacctgatccgtgttgaccgaccccgtccgccatcttcttcaaagacgtcatcttcgggaggccggccaacccactcctgccgcccccccccccctctgccgcgtcataactgtgctcagctgcgattggctgagcacagttatgctcagccaatcgcatctGAGCAGCtcatgacgctgcagaggggggccggcatgtgggacggctgcagcgagtcggccggcctcccgaagattgcatcgacagaagacgggggtcggttgtataactttgtaatgtgtgttattctgtgaataattgctgagcgccgcactacccctttaattatggccAGGGCTATATGGTGATCTTGGCCACAACAGGGGTCTGCATGGATTGTGCTGTGTTGGGGCTGAGGTAATTGAAAGTGGCCATGACTGTGACCCCGCAGTCGCAAGAAATCCATCTTGTAGCCAGGCTTAATTACCTCAGCTCTGAGGCAGCAGGATTTATCTAGAGCAACATAGTGCAACCAAAACGCAAACCTAAACATTGTCTTTCCTGAGCTTTCTATATTTTTCACTGTATTATATTTAATCAACTTATGGAACAGATTTCAAACTTTTACATTTCTATTGTATTACAGGAAGATGTTGAGTGTCCAACTAAAGTAAGCGTTGCTAAAGATTCATTGGATGGGGTCTTAAGGGATAAACTTTACCCACCAAATGACCTCTCTTCAGATGAGGAGTATGAAGTTCAAGAGTCCAGAACCTCACGACTTAAAAAATCTGGCAAGCAGCGCATTGATAATATTAAAAAAGCATTTTCTAAAGAAAATAtgcagaaaacaaaacaaaattttgGAAAGAAAGTCAACCGAATCCGCACAAGGATAGTGACtccagaaaggagagaaaggaTGAGACAATCTGGAGAGAGGCTGAAACAGTCTGGAGAGAGATTCAAACAAACCATAGTAAAGGCAGCACCTAATAAAGAAACATTCAAGATTAAGAAGAAGGAAAAGCAGCGCACCACAGCAGAAGGTCAAGAAGGTGAGAAAGAAGATGTTGAGTCCGTTTCAGAAGGTCCCTTAGTTGAGCCCATCTCAGAAGTTACATACACAGAAGTGGTCACcgttaagaagaagaagaaaaagaatgaaGATAAAGCTGAACTTTTACCAGACCAAGAAGAGGAGAAACCCACCCCAGTCTCAGAAAAACCTTTGCTGAAACTAGAAACAAAATTAGATGCAGAAGAGACCCCACTTGTAGACATCAAGCTGTCATAGACATAAAAAGAACTTGTAAATTCTATGAAAATCTCTAACATGCCTCACTAGGTGTGTGCCCTCAAGCACCAAAAGGACAGTGGTGCCTCAGAATGGTAATCCTTCACAATTACTAGAATAAAATCCATTATATACACTTAGATTATATACACTGCATCATATTATCTTTAAGGGCACGATAGTAATTTCATTCAGCCACAAAAAGCTAAAACTTAATTCTAAGTCAAATTCTATAATTCCATCTGACatgtatttatgtaaaaaaaaactaatgacaGCAGAAAAAAGTGTGAATGTGGTTAGTTATAGTTAGATACTAATGGTAATAAAGAGTCATATAGGCTAGGGTGCTCCATGTTTGGTTAGTATAGGATATGAAAAAGGAACCAAGGCCTTTTCTTATAGCATGTTAGTGGATGGTTTTTGGATGCTGGGATTTTTTTAAAGACTGAAATGTTATTTTATATGTGTGAATTAAATACATAAAGATGTGTGGTTGTATATGAAGGCAATAAAGTGAATTCAGTATACTActccttaaaaaaaacattaaacacATATCAATATCAAAGACATAAAATATGTGCAATTACTGCAAGTCTAGTGGATGAAAATGGCTTCCAATGGATTTAGCTCTCCACTGTAAGTTTCTTTGGCTTTAGATgtggataaataaataaatctggtcATAATTTGTTTTAAGAGGGAATGAAGCATCAGTGGGAGTGTTTTCTGTCATTGTATTAGGCTCTATCAAGCTTAGTATTATGGTGTCTAGTTTAAATGGTATTTACACTATAATTATATTAAAAGAGGACCTGTTGCAGTATTTTAGAACCTAAACTAAGCCCATGGCTACATACTGTGGGGAAAAATTATCAAAATTATGTCTGATGTACACCAGGGAAAAGGCCGGGTGGCTTGTGCAATAATCTGCACCCTTTTCCTGGTATGCTCTGCACACCtgatgggcaggctgggggcacgGCAAGGCgcgccttatttatcatgatttagcaggtgtaaatcatagcagagatctatgatctatctatctgctcTTTGTGCATCTCTAAGTAAATCCGG contains these protein-coding regions:
- the CAVIN4 gene encoding caveolae-associated protein 4, which translates into the protein MDHRETTSDSINLNRLSVVSEDDEDHDSALTIVTVLDKVATIVESVQASQKRMEERHREMENAIKTIQIDLLKLAQAHSNTTYTVNKLFEKTRKVSSNVKDVRSRVDKQSDQVLKVESKQEEMLRKNKFRVVIFQEDVECPTKVSVAKDSLDGVLRDKLYPPNDLSSDEEYEVQESRTSRLKKSGKQRIDNIKKAFSKENMQKTKQNFGKKVNRIRTRIVTPERRERMRQSGERLKQSGERFKQTIVKAAPNKETFKIKKKEKQRTTAEGQEGEKEDVESVSEGPLVEPISEVTYTEVVTVKKKKKKNEDKAELLPDQEEEKPTPVSEKPLLKLETKLDAEETPLVDIKLS